The Gossypium hirsutum isolate 1008001.06 chromosome A03, Gossypium_hirsutum_v2.1, whole genome shotgun sequence genome contains the following window.
ttatagtggtatcagagctatactTTAGTCGATTCTTGAATTAAACGTATTGTGTTTTAAATCTATAAATTACATGGCATAATGTGATATTGATTGATCTAATCTAACCCTTGTTTTTCTTTTAGATTTGAAATATGTTGGCATCATCTAATTGTGTTGACACTAATGAAGTTAATAGTAATGTCTTGGTTAATAAATAAGAAGCAAGTTgtagtttacaatttaaacaaatGTCTGAAAATGAAGTTTAAAGCATTTTCTTCAGTTTAATGGGTTCGTGGTTCATGGAATTTATGCGAACTGATCCTGTGGCTCAAAAACCTCTACCCCCTATTGTCCTTCTTATAGTACCTACACCTCTTCAAACAACCGAATTTAGTCTACGAACTCCGACTTATAAAACCCGAAAGTACAGTgctgaagaatttagaggtaGATCAGATGATGATCTTGCTAAAGCTGAATATAGGTTCAAAAATATCCAGCGAGTCTTTTATGAACTAGCTTGTTCTCCTAATGATTATCCGAGGTGTGTTGTGTTGTTGCTTAAAGATGAAGCGTATAGTTGGTGGACCACGTTGATAGCTGTAGTATTGAGAGACAAAGTTACTTTGGATTTCTTCCAGtcaaagtttaaaaagaaatatgttagcaAACGATACCTAGATCGgaaaaagaaggaatttcttgaattaaatCAAGGAAATAAATCAGTAGTTGAATACCTGAGAGAGTTTGTACATCTCAGCAAGTATGCTCATGAAATTGTGTTGaacgaggaagaattgtgcatccattttgaagatgggttgaacgaTGAAATTAATATGATGATCAGAGGGACTGAGATATGAGAATTTTTCGTTTTATCTAGTCTTGCCTAAAAGATAGAAGCAATTTATTACCacaaaaaaacaaagagaaagaaAGGCTCGAGAATTTGATAAAAGAGGTTTTTTCCAAGTCATTTTTTACTCCACCGACAAAGAAGACAAAGAAAGATGTTAGTCATTTTACTTCACCATCTAggttttttagtaaaaaaatcgATGTGACATGATTTGAAGTCTCGGATTAAACCTGCTAACAACGTGGCTAGTGTTTGAAATGTTCCAATACCGGCATGTGAGCAATATGGAAAACCTCATGCTGGTAATGTAGGACTAGAAGAGGTGTGTCTTACAGATGTGGTTCGACAGATCACTTTGTGCAGAATTGTCCGAGATTAGTTGGTGACAatgaagaaaagaatgaaaagtaATTGTCTACACCTTAGAAGAGTATATGTCCTGGTCAGAGTAGAAATACTGGAGCAAATCACAATGGGACTAAAGATACAGTTGtaagatcagaagctagagcatcTGTATGAGTTTACGCTATCCGAGCTAGAGAGGAAGCTACTGCACCTGATATTATTGCTGGTACattctatctctttgatgttactgtGTATGCACCGATTGAACCTGGGTCAActtattcatatatttgcataaCATTAGTAACATataagaatttacctgttgagtcaaCTAAGTTTGATGTTCGAGTTCCTAATCCATTGGGTCAGAGTgtgttagttaatttaatatgttagAAGTGTCCATTGAGAATTTAGGGCTGTAACTTTCCtaccgatttgatgttgttacacttttgtgaatttgatattattttgaaaatgtacTGGTTAACATTACATGATGTTGTGGTAAACTGTAGACTGAAACaaattgatttgatatgttaGACGGGTGAAATGAGTACAGTTGCACATAAATTGATACATAAAGGTTGTGAGACATTTTTGGCCTATGACTTGATACTCGAGATTCGAAGTGTAGGCTTGCACATGTACTGATTGTGAATGAGATTACGAAcatgtttcctgaagagttactgggGTTGCTTCCAGAACGTGAAGTTGATTTTGTAATTGATCTAATGCATAGAACTCCTTTGATATCAGTCACACCGTATTGAATGGCACCAGCTGAGTTGAAAGAACTTAAAGCAAAGTTGCAAAAATTGTTAGACAGGGGTTTTATTTGGCAAGCGTATCTCCCTAGGGTGCTCCGGTGTTATTTGTGAGAAAAAAGATAGGTCATTGAGATTGTGTATTTATTACAGGTAGTTGAATAAGgtcacaataaagaataaatatccttgcCTCGTatcgatgatttttttgatcagttgaaaggcgAAACAAtgttctccaaaatagatcttaGATTGGGatattattagttgcgagttaaatACGTCGACATGCCGAAAACTACTTTTCGAACTCGTTACAGATATTATGAATTTCTAGTGAAGCCATTCAGATTAACCAATGCCCCTGttacttttatggatctgatgaatcgagtttTTCAACCTCATTTTGAtagatttttggttgtgtttattaatgatatactgatctattcaaaaataaaatcaaaacatgTTCAACATTTATGAATTGTTCTACAAATTTTGCGcaagaaacaattgtatgcaaaatttagtaaatgtgaattctggctcaGTGAGGTTGGATTTCTTGGTCATGTATTTCTGCGGATGGAATTCATGTTGATCTGGGAAAAATTTCttcaattgttaattggaagGCCTCGAAAAATATTTCTGATGTATATAGTTTCCTGggcttagctggttattatcgttAATTTGTTAAGAATATTTCAATGATTGCTTTAGTGATGACCAAGTTGATATAGAAAAATGTTGAGTTTATTTGGTCAGATCaatgccagcagagttttgatcAGCTAAAAAATATATTGACGGAAGCTCCTATACTGAATCAGCTTGAACCTAGGAAAGAGTATGTTATTTTTAGTGATGCGTTGCTTAATGGATTAGGTTGTGTACTAATCCAAGTTGGAAAATtaatagcatatgcttctcgacaattaaagccacataaGAGAAATCACTTGACtcacgatttagaattggcaatggtgaaattacatgtaTGGTGAGAGATGATATGTTTACTGGTCACAAAatcttgaaatatttgatgactaaaaaagaattgaatttaagGCAACGACGATGGCTCGATGTTGAAATATTATGAtttagttattgattatcatccggggaaagctaatgtggttgcagacgcacTTAGTTGAAAATCTATCATTGTTTTCTTTGAGAGCGTTGGACGCTCAATTGACTTAGAATCATGATGGTTCACTTTTAGCTAAATTGAAAATTAGACCAgtgtttcttcaacaaattcgGGAGATGCAAAATGATGACCTAAAATTATTAGCTAAATGAGAACAGATTCAGAGTGATCAGTCTGCAGAATTCAGGGTTAATTCTGATGGTACAATGTGTTTTCGCAACAGATTGTGTGTTTCGAATAATACTTTATTCATCCTAGTCGTACTAAAATgtttaatgatttgaaatagataTATTGTTGGTCAagaatgaaatgagatatttcatAGTTTGTGGCAAAATATTTGGTTTGTTAGCAAGTGAAAGGTGAGCGTCAGGTTTCTTCTGGGTTATTATAGCCTATTATGATTCTCAAGTTGAAATGGAAgcgagttacgatggattttgtttcggggtTGCCTGTGACATCGAGgaagaaagattcgatatgggttattattaacaaattgaaaaaatcaactcattttatttcgGTTAGAATCAATTATTCACTTGAAagattagctgagttgtatgtaTCCGAGATCATTAGATTGCATAAAGTATTGGTATCTATTATCTCTGATCGAGACCCAAGATTCACCTTTATATTTTAGGGTAAACTTCACGAGGCGTTGTGCATTAAACTCAATTTTAGTATAGCATTTCATCCACAGATTGACGGATAATCAAAACAGGTAATACAAGTGTTGGAatacatgttacggtgttgtatTCACAAGTTTGAAGGTAGCTAGGAGAAATGTTTGTTGTTAACTAAATTCGCTCAGAATAAAAGCTATCATTATAGTATTAAAAGGGCACCatttgaagctttatatggaCGGAAATGTAGAACACTACTATATTGGTCTAAGTTGAGTGAATCAAAGTTAATTAGAATTGATTTAATTAGTGAAACTGAAGacaaattttgatttattcatgaTTTGCTAAAAGCCGCATTAGATTGTAAGAAATCATACCcagtttgaaaagaaaagatatagaatttgttGTTGGTGatcaagtgtttttgaaagtttcactgTGGAAAAAGGTGTTATGATTCGACAAAAATGGGAAATTAAGTTGGaggtttatcgggccatatgagattagtGAAAGAATCAGCCCTGTAGCTTATAGAGTGGATTTACTtctaaacttgaaaagattcacaatgctttccatgtttcgatgctgaAACAGTATAAATCTGATCCTTCAAATGTGATTACTTCCAGTGAAATTGAATTACAGccatattttttgtattttgaagAGCTTATaagaattttagctcgtgaggtaAAAGAACTTCAGAAAAAATGAGTACCATTAGTAAAAGTtctatggcatcgacacggtattgAGAAAGCCACCTAGGAAATCGAAGAATCTATGAAATCACAATATTcgaatttattttcaaataacaATTTCGAGAAGAAATTTATTAATGGAGGAAAGTTGTAACAaaccgtttttcagtggtgtcacaGTTCTGACATGtcagtttgtaaatattaattatttaatatttatgaaattatatgtgtcgtattgaattttggttaagaaattttaacgtttagatagttaattaactgaaaaggattaaattgtaaaagttagttACTATTAGTTATAAGTACTAAGTGGCTTTGTAAATGAAAattaatggacttaaatggtaaatataccatgtAGTTAGATATAGTGGACGGTTAAAATGGTGAATTAGTCTGAAATTTGGATATTTATTGAcgggtaaattggtaaatagataataaaacctaaattaagtaaaaacaaaTGGTCATCTTCCTCACTTTTACTTTGTGAAACCAAAACACCATATAAATACTAAAGAAGCTTTCGTCTTTGACTTAGCTCACTTGCATGGTAAGTATTTTTCACtcgtttttcaaaaattttatgtttttgagatcgttttagCTCTATCTAGATAAACCAGgggttaatttgtgaaactgttaaatattttggaagatgtcattgatgaatttgatgtatttttgaagtttaatggtagaatcTGATGCTTGGGTGTTAAATAGacattttgctaagtgattttgtATGATTTTTTAGTTTAggtatttaattgaaataattaaaataaccatAGTTTTCTTGTGAAATTTCAGCATGGGTGGAGTGATTAAGGATGTATgcaacagctcgattttgggcctagtcagaatagtggtttcgagaccacaaatctgagtttgagaaattattttaatgttattttatgtgttatagcatgattatatggatgtttgaaaattttggtgaattaatttaagctattgcatgcttaattttgaaaaccggactaaatcgcataaagttttTTGTTCgattagctaaatgtgttaatTAGCTATGAAACGTTAAAATAGAGGTTCTTATTAAGAAAATAGGAAAACATTAATGTGGTGGCTGGATATGGAGTCAAAAATCATGAAGAGTCAATGGTTAGTTGGCATTAGGTGACAAAATTTaactaatgaaaaaaaaataaaaaagcctagttatcatcttttttttcccATCTTCTTCTCTCCACCGATTTTCTCTAATAAAAATGgccatgggagcttgaaatttTCGGCAAATTTagacccttgcaagtaagtgattttgatggtcatttttgttgatttttatgtttttggaacccttataacttaatctagctaataagggaactattttgcaaaatggttgaaagtatagggtttttctatgagaatattcatgttgtttgctgcatttttatggaagaaaatgaatattggttgttaaataaacaatttttgttaaatgattttcatgaaaacacctaaaatgggacattttgtaaaagttgtaaaatatgtggtaaatgtgtgaaatagtggaaaagTGGGCTTCTCTAAGCATGAAAAAGGTTCGGCTATGCATGGGTAGTAGAGcaattgaacacatttcattttacgagtccaagggcaaaagtgtaaatatgacaagtataggggtaaaaatgtaattttaccaaaaatgtgaAGTTGGGCTAATTTGAGTagcatgatgaataaataaattaaatgtgttgttatagatcaaggaagATAAAATTAGGAATTAGATCGGGAAAAGCAAGATAATCGAGTAATTGACTTATTTCGTCATTTCATACCTAGGTAAGTTcgatgttaataagcattaaatttgatatgtttagATGCTTAATCGATATCATGTATTATTTCGTATATTATTATTGGatcatgaataatataaaaatactagATCGTACTGAAGATAAAATTAAGAGAAATGCAGGGTTGAGTATGATCGAATTACGACATgttatgaattgacggtaaagaccatggttggaccatggcaatatgtgtaaccgtgtaagaccatttctgggatatggcatcgacattgttATGTGATCTCGTATAAGACAAattctaggacatggcattggcattgttatgtgagccagtgtaagaccatgtctcggaCTTGGCATTGGCATGAGgcatcatgtaagaccatagctgggctgttgacatcgatatgagatttccatgtaagaccatgtctgggacatggcattggtacgaTACGTCATGTATGAGTTgtcccgagtatccttagtatcccaagaggttcaacgggtaaatccaaagattatgtcaaagaaatgacaaggtatgatcatgttgaaagggtacaggcaGTACGTAAAATTCATGAGTAATGAATTCGATGTATATAGGACatttggtaagaatgtaaatgagtaagtcctacctatgaaaatgatcttgtgatgaccttgtgattataagtctatacttatgatgtataaatatgtggtaaatttgattgatgatcatgtgtgaggcttttaggccaaattaaattgagacattataagtttaagttttgttgttgatgtgtaggttaaattggccaatgaatgataagtaaatatttgataatgactagctattggaatggctagttaaggatatgctttggtgttatgtatgattaaatggatgttaatacaaagaaatcatgaaagagtaaagttAGCAGTAAAACAGTTCTGGACAGGAGCaattgtataactttgaaaaatcaccaaaaattgtggaaatagaattagaggttgaataagaaattaaattaaatgttattgagcctagtttcacatagaagaaacattataagtaaaagaatttcatattatgaaatgttttgaatttttgtgggacagggtcagGAGGAATtcagaatcccctattttgactttggaaaatcattaaaaatagtgtaaaaataattacaagttataatttatatatttttaattattaatgaatatattttcaagagaatcaaatgagaacatcatccgagtcctgtacgagaagataattaatttttagtgaagaagggtcgaaactgtcaaatagCAGAGCAGGGACGACtctaaagaataaactgtacttattggatagacaaaaaattctgaaaaatttatggtaataatatatatgagtctagtttcaggaaa
Protein-coding sequences here:
- the LOC107887810 gene encoding uncharacterized protein; this translates as MGSWFMEFMRTDPVAQKPLPPIVLLIVPTPLQTTEFSLRTPTYKTRKYSAEEFRGRSDDDLAKAEYRFKNIQRVFYELACSPNDYPRCVVLLLKDEAYSWWTTLIAVVLRDKVTLDFFQSKFKKKYVSKRYLDRKKKEFLELNQGNKSVVEYLREFVHLSKYAHEIVLNEEELCIHFEDGLNDEINMMIRGTEI